DNA sequence from the Phocoena sinus isolate mPhoSin1 chromosome 9, mPhoSin1.pri, whole genome shotgun sequence genome:
CCGGGACCTCATCAGCCATGATGAGATGTTCTCCGACATCTACAAGATCCGGGAGGTCGCGGACGGGCTGTGTctggaggtggaggggaagaTGGTCAGTAGGACAGAGGGTAACATTGATGACTCGCTCATTGGTGGAAATGCCTCCGCTGATGGCCCCGAGGGCGAAGGTACCGAAAGCACGGTAATCACTGGTGTGGATATTGTCATGAACCATCACTTGCAGGAAACCAGCTTCACAAAAGAAGCCTACAAGAAGTACATCAAAGATTACATGAAGTCAATCAAAGGGAAGCTTGAAGAACAGAGACCAGAAAGAGCAAAACCTTTTATGACAGGGGCTGCAGAACGAATCAAGAATATCCTTGCTAATTTCAAAAACTATCAGTTCTTTATTGGTGAAAACATGAATCCAGATGGCATGGTTGCTCTGCTGGATTACCGTGAGGATGGTGTGACCCCATATATGATTTTCTTTA
Encoded proteins:
- the LOC116759481 gene encoding translationally-controlled tumor protein-like, with product MIIYRDLISHDEMFSDIYKIREVADGLCLEVEGKMVSRTEGNIDDSLIGGNASADGPEGEGTESTVITGVDIVMNHHLQETSFTKEAYKKYIKDYMKSIKGKLEEQRPERAKPFMTGAAERIKNILANFKNYQFFIGENMNPDGMVALLDYREDGVTPYMIFFKDGLEMEKC